Proteins from a single region of Cydia pomonella isolate Wapato2018A chromosome 13, ilCydPomo1, whole genome shotgun sequence:
- the LOC133524535 gene encoding uncharacterized protein LOC133524535, giving the protein MSSVHCVVVWEWQCEDQWIPHTPSVARTLERAHAKKLTRVVLADADPELKGHYVNLRTLTQSSDASEGEGGTEATCRVRRACYSVTSVGGRGVRWEWAAHEGYYTALPMEFQCQLEEAWGSGAEVVWWRGWAARPRQLAARGPGGALRVLRRAPQPPYPLARSQPAPPPRPVPSPHTHIPQQHTGSSVHSAASLATLASTLSVRSAPPQPARSASPGKERKPGLARQILHNLNIFSNNSSKPGLESQHSTDSEEPRASLSHGGRRHSVDTVSTYLSHESKDSLQQASTGSLLNCSAGSDDVFDAPPPPPPAQGECRTLQATGCLLNCSAGSDDVFDAPPPPPPAQGECRTLQATGCLLNCSAGSDDVFDAPPPPPPAQGECRTLQATGCLLNCSAGSDDVFDAPPPPPPAQGECRTLQATGCLLNCSAGSDDVFDAPPPPPPAQGECRTLQATGCLLNCSAGSDDVFDAPPPPPPAQGECRTLQATGCLLNSKRHFIRGAGAAALPCRHMLHLHCLDSQLTQRPQVCPQAWKGRAGCACGWARRRRAGAARAAAARSAPAPPRCPAATCCTCTASTRSSRSARRYVPRHGRGGRAVRVGGRAGAARALRALPPPARRRRRRAALPPHAAPALPRLAAHAAPAGMSPGMEGAGGLCVWVGAPAPRGRCARCRRPLGAGAAALPCRHMLHLHCLDSQLTQRPQEPLYIECLVCGRVYGQETRAAPQGEQPPGSMAWRLEPTALPGHDCGSILVTYKQTDGRPAAWRGGSSPRPYPDTTAAPFWSPTITDPTDRQTAARQHGVAARAHGPTRTRLRLHPGHLQVSHGPHRQTDGRPAAWRGGSSPRPYPDTTAAPSWSPTSESRTPQTDRRPPGSMAWRLEPTALPGHDCGSILVTYNFQSGRQGPRQPAPGAPYYAVGFPRHSLLPDSPLGRQVLAALRTAWERRVLFTVASSQTTGREHVVAWRAAPPPAAAAHYRADAQRLLTQALDRLHALINDH; this is encoded by the exons AAGGCGAAGGCGGCACGGAGGCGACATGCCGCGTTCGGCGCGCCTGCTACAGCGTCACGTCCGTGGGCGGGCGCGGCGTGCGCTGGGAGTGGGCCGCTCATGAGGGCTACTACACCGCACTGCCTATGGAG TTCCAATGCCAACTGGAAGAAGCCTGGGGCTCGGGCGCGGAGGTAGTGTGGTGGCGCGGCTGGGCGGCGCGGCCGCGCCAGCTGGCGGCGCGCGGGCCGGGCGGCGCGCTGCGCGTGCTGCGCCGCGCGCCTCAACCCCCCTACCCTCTGGCGCGCTCGCAGCCCGCGCCTCCGCCCAGACCAG TTCCATCCCCTCACACACACATCCCGCAACAACACACCGGGTCCAGCGTGCACTCCGCAGCCTCCCTGGCAACTCTGGCTTCCACCCTGTCAGTCCGCTCCGCCCCGCCGCAGCCCGCACGCAGCGCCTCGCCGGGCAAGGAGCGCAAGCCTGGCCTGGCTAGACAGATACTGCACAATTTGAATATATTCA GTAACAACAGTAGTAAACCCGGCTTAGAAAGCCAACACAGTACAGACTCGGAAGAACCTCGTGCGTCGCTTTCTCACGGCGGCCGGCGGCACAGTGTCGACACCGTGTCCACATATCTCAGCCACGAGAGCAAGGACAGTTTACAG CAAGCGTCAACGGGCTCCCTCCTGAACTGCAGCGCGGGCAGCGACGACGTGTTCGAcgcgcccccgccgccgccgcccgcccaAGGTGAGTGCCGCACACTGCAGGCGACGGGCTGCCTCCTGAACTGCAGCGCGGGCAGCGACGACGTGTTCGAcgcgcccccgccgccgccgcccgcccaAGGTGAGTGCCGCACACTGCAGGCGACGGGCTGCCTCCTGAACTGCAGCGCGGGCAGCGACGACGTGTTCGAcgcgcccccgccgccgccgcccgcccaAGGTGAGTGCCGCACCCTGCAGGCGACGGGCTGCCTCCTGAACTGCAGCGCGGGCAGCGACGACGTGTTCGAcgcgcccccgccgccgccgcccgcccaAGGTGAGTGCCGCACACTGCAGGCGACGGGCTGCCTCCTGAACTGCAGCGCGGGCAGCGACGACGTGTTCGAcgcgcccccgccgccgccgcccgcccaAGGTGAGTGCCGCACCCTGCAGGCGACGGGCTGCCTCCTGAACTGCAGCGCGGGCAGCGACGACGTGTTCGAcgcgcccccgccgccgccgcccgcccaAGGTGAGTGCCGCACACTGCAGGCGACGGGCTGCCTCCTGAACTCCAAACgtcactttatt cgcggcgccggcgccgccgcgctGCCCTGCCGCCACATGCTGCACCTGCACTGCCTCGACTCGCAGCTCACGCAGCGCCCGCAGGTATGTCCCCAGGCATGGAAGGGGCGGGCGGGCTGTGCGTGTGGGTgggcgcgccggcgccgcgcgggcgctgcgcgcgctgccgccgcccgctcggcgccggcgccgccgcgctGCCCTGCCGCCACATGCTGCACCTGCACTGCCTCGACTCGCAGCTCACGCAGCGCCCGCAGGTATGTCCCCAGGCATGGAAGGGGCGGGCGGGCTGTGCGTGTGGGTgggcgcgccggcgccgcgcgggcgctgcgcgcgctgccgccgcccgctcggcgccggcgccgccgcgctGCCCTGCCGCCACATGCTGCACCTGCACTGCCTCGACTCGCAGCTCACGCAGCGCCCGCAGGTATGTCCCCAGGCATGGAAGGGGCGGGCGGGCTGTGCGTGTGGGTgggcgcgccggcgccgcgcgggcgctgcgcgcgctgccgccgcccgctcggcgccggcgccgccgcgctGCCCTGCCGCCACATGCTGCACCTGCACTGCCTCGACTCGCAGCTCACGCAGCGCCCGCAG GAACCCCTGTACATCGAGTGCCTCGTATGCGGCCGCGTATACGGACAGGAGACTCGCGCTGCGCCGCAAGGCGAGCAGCCGCCCGGCAGCATGGCGTGGCGGCTCGAGCCCACGGCCCTACCCGGACACGACTGCGGCTCCATCCTGGTCACCTACAA acagacagacggccgCCCGGCAGCATGGCGTGGCGGCTCGAGCCCACGGCCCTACCCGGACACGACTGCGGCTCCATTCTGGTCACCTACAA TCACGGAccccacagacagacagacggccgCCCGGCAGCATGGCGTGGCGGCTCGAGCCCACGGCCCTACCCGGACACGACTGCGGCTCCATCCTGGTCACCTACAAGTGAGTCACGGAccccacagacagacagacggccgCCCGGCAGCATGGCGTGGCGGCTCGAGCCCACGGCCCTACCCGGACACGACTGCGGCTCCATCCTGGTCACCTACAAGTGAGTCACGGAccccacagacagacagacggccgCCCGGCAGCATGGCGTGGCGGCTCGAGCCCACGGCCCTACCCGGACACGACTGCGGCTCCATCCTGGTCACCTACAA TTTCCAGTCGGGGCGGCAGGGCCCGCGGCAGCCGGCGCCGGGCGCGCCGTACTACGCGGTGGGCTTCCCGCGGCACTCCTTGCTGCCGGACTCGCCGCTCGGGAGACAG GTGTTAGCTGCACTCCGCACCGCATGGGAGCGGCGCGTGCTGTTCACGGTGGCCAGCAGCCAGACCACGGGCCGCGAGCACGTGGTGGCgtggcgcgccgcgccgccgcccgccgccgccgcgcactACCGCGCCGACGCGCAGCGGCTGCTCACGCAGGCGCTGGACAGGCTGCACGCTCTCATCAACGACCACTGA